In a genomic window of Actinomadura rubteroloni:
- a CDS encoding TAXI family TRAP transporter solute-binding subunit, with product MADAPRLERPVTVAFRGDWGQANMHRICGWLAQEIGDRAPEGSRFAVWSGRGGTDQIRALRSGEADIAIVTPTAAVRMFHRAGELDGLAALGVIGQKDRLVVAVDAALPARTVADLADLAGRLTVATSPDDGVNLIGLAAHRALRAAGVDPASLSFRYDERPFPSVAAFADGRADVLVHEAVMTPHWQRIAEKRPVRYLPWGPRVLADFAADGWPDAVVPAGYLPGLTEDLRTLDFSDFVLLCRDDLDDDLAYLATWCMVRTRTALEAQYRHIPADRSPVTYPLVPADLARTPVPLHPASARAYADLESDEPVSGTPIWS from the coding sequence GTGGCTGACGCCCCGCGCCTGGAGCGGCCGGTCACCGTCGCGTTCCGGGGCGACTGGGGACAGGCCAACATGCACCGGATCTGCGGCTGGCTCGCCCAGGAGATCGGTGATCGCGCTCCGGAGGGGTCGCGGTTCGCGGTCTGGTCCGGCCGCGGCGGCACCGACCAGATCCGGGCGCTGCGGTCCGGCGAGGCCGACATCGCCATCGTCACCCCGACGGCCGCCGTGCGCATGTTCCACAGGGCGGGGGAGCTGGACGGGCTGGCGGCCCTCGGTGTGATCGGGCAGAAGGACCGCCTGGTCGTCGCCGTGGACGCCGCCCTCCCCGCGCGGACGGTCGCCGACCTCGCCGATCTCGCCGGCCGGTTGACCGTGGCGACCTCTCCCGACGACGGCGTCAACCTCATCGGCCTGGCGGCCCACCGGGCGCTGCGGGCCGCCGGGGTGGATCCCGCGAGCCTGTCGTTCCGCTACGACGAGCGGCCTTTCCCTTCGGTCGCCGCGTTCGCCGACGGCCGGGCCGACGTGCTCGTCCACGAGGCGGTGATGACGCCCCACTGGCAACGCATCGCCGAGAAGCGTCCGGTCCGCTACCTGCCGTGGGGACCGCGGGTGCTGGCCGACTTCGCCGCGGACGGCTGGCCCGACGCCGTCGTTCCCGCCGGGTACCTGCCCGGCCTGACCGAGGACCTGCGGACCCTGGACTTCTCCGACTTCGTCCTGCTCTGCCGGGACGACCTCGACGACGACCTCGCCTACCTGGCGACGTGGTGCATGGTCCGGACGCGGACGGCTCTGGAAGCGCAATACCGGCACATCCCCGCCGACCGCTCCCCGGTGACGTATCCGCTCGTCCCCGCCGATCTCGCTCGCACCCCGGTGCCGCTGCATCCGGCGTCCGCCCGCGCGTACGCGGACCTGGAGTCGGACGAGCCGGTCTCGGGCACGCCGATCTGGAGCTGA
- a CDS encoding dienelactone hydrolase family protein: MKSKQVIAALGLAAAVIAAPAQALAAPNAAIAAAPRVAPAANPYERGPAPTEESVKAEKGPFDIAQMPVPGGAGVFGGGTIWYPKDEAGPFGAVVVSPGFMTLEPLIQWYGRTLASHGFVVMTMATITPIDPPFSRGDELRSALDYLVTKSTVKDKIDPTRTALMGHSMGGGGTLDAASKLPDLKAAIPLAPWNLDYAPPAKIKAPTLIIGADNDPIAPTAAFADPFYAALTTQNRAYLKLKNAGHTFSFLGYNPTITKYTVSWLKRFVDNDTRYDQFLCPIPAASDTVAAYQGTCPLT, encoded by the coding sequence ATGAAGAGCAAGCAGGTCATCGCGGCGCTGGGTCTGGCCGCCGCGGTCATCGCCGCGCCGGCGCAGGCCCTGGCGGCCCCGAATGCGGCCATCGCCGCGGCGCCGCGGGTCGCGCCCGCGGCCAACCCCTACGAGCGCGGTCCCGCGCCGACCGAGGAGTCGGTGAAGGCGGAGAAGGGGCCGTTCGACATCGCTCAAATGCCCGTTCCGGGCGGCGCGGGAGTGTTCGGCGGCGGCACCATCTGGTACCCCAAGGACGAGGCCGGGCCGTTCGGTGCGGTGGTCGTCTCACCCGGGTTCATGACGCTGGAGCCGCTCATCCAGTGGTACGGCCGCACGCTGGCCTCCCACGGGTTCGTGGTCATGACCATGGCGACGATCACACCGATCGACCCGCCGTTCTCGCGGGGTGACGAGCTGCGCTCCGCGCTGGACTACCTCGTCACCAAGAGCACCGTCAAAGACAAGATCGACCCGACCCGGACGGCGCTGATGGGCCATTCGATGGGCGGCGGCGGCACCCTGGACGCCGCCAGCAAGCTCCCCGACCTCAAGGCCGCCATCCCGCTGGCGCCGTGGAACCTCGACTACGCGCCCCCGGCGAAGATCAAGGCCCCCACCCTGATCATCGGCGCGGACAACGACCCGATCGCCCCGACCGCCGCGTTCGCCGACCCGTTCTACGCCGCCCTCACCACTCAGAACCGGGCCTACCTCAAGCTCAAGAACGCCGGACACACGTTCTCGTTCCTGGGCTACAACCCCACCATCACCAAGTACACGGTGTCCTGGCTCAAGCGGTTCGTCGACAACGACACCCGCTACGACCAGTTCCTGTGCCCGATCCCTGCGGCAAGCGACACCGTCGCCGCCTACCAGGGCACGTGCCCGCTCACCTGA
- a CDS encoding catechol 2,3-dioxygenase, with the protein MSPADAVPDIPPTSATAWVPTTSPAPDGMATRLVHDIAHLGHVELLTPELDRSLWFFTEVMGLTVTDTVGDSVYLRTWDNYERHSVILTRHRTSGIGRTALRAASPEALRSRVAAIEAASLGVGWTEGRPGIGDTYVFTDPDGHELELYYDTDWYTAPKDQQPALKNQPQRYSGKGVAPRRLDHVNFLAASVEPNGNFVRDVLGARISEQIQLDDGRYGARWLSFANKSYDLVYTEDWTGSRGRLHHIAFATDTREDILRAADIMLENGVFIETGPHKHAIQQTFFLYVYEPGGNRIELCNPNTRLILAPDWRTVTWTEAERAKGQAWGLKTIESFHTHGTPHVS; encoded by the coding sequence ATGTCACCCGCCGACGCCGTGCCCGACATCCCCCCGACCAGCGCCACCGCATGGGTCCCCACCACCTCCCCGGCCCCCGACGGGATGGCGACCCGGCTCGTGCACGACATCGCCCACCTCGGCCACGTCGAACTGCTCACCCCCGAACTCGACCGCAGCCTCTGGTTCTTCACCGAGGTGATGGGCCTGACGGTCACCGACACCGTCGGCGACTCGGTCTACCTGCGCACCTGGGACAACTACGAGCGGCACTCCGTCATCCTCACCCGCCATCGCACCTCCGGCATCGGCCGCACCGCACTGCGCGCCGCGAGCCCCGAGGCGCTGCGGTCCCGGGTCGCCGCGATCGAGGCGGCGAGCCTCGGCGTCGGCTGGACCGAGGGCCGCCCCGGGATCGGCGACACCTACGTCTTCACCGACCCGGACGGCCACGAACTGGAGCTCTATTACGACACCGATTGGTACACCGCCCCCAAGGATCAGCAGCCCGCGCTGAAGAACCAGCCGCAGCGGTACTCGGGGAAAGGTGTCGCACCGCGCCGCCTGGACCACGTCAACTTCCTCGCCGCGAGCGTCGAACCCAACGGCAACTTCGTGCGTGACGTCCTCGGGGCCCGAATATCCGAGCAGATCCAGCTCGACGACGGCCGCTACGGCGCCCGCTGGCTCTCCTTCGCCAACAAGTCCTACGACCTCGTCTACACCGAGGACTGGACCGGCAGCCGGGGCCGCCTCCACCACATCGCCTTCGCCACGGACACCCGTGAGGACATCCTGCGGGCGGCGGACATCATGCTGGAGAACGGCGTCTTCATCGAGACCGGCCCGCACAAGCACGCCATCCAGCAGACGTTCTTCCTCTACGTCTACGAGCCCGGCGGCAACCGGATCGAGCTGTGCAACCCCAACACCCGGCTGATCCTCGCCCCGGACTGGCGCACCGTTACCTGGACCGAGGCCGAACGCGCCAAGGGCCAGGCCTGGGGGCTGAAGACCATCGAGTCCTTCCACACCCACGGCACCCCGCACGTCAGTTGA
- a CDS encoding indolepyruvate ferredoxin oxidoreductase subunit alpha, which produces MAYVINERCIGELDGSCVDVCPVDCIYEGLTKRYINPGECIDCGACLPECPVDAIVAPTEGPDPIWIDDNAAFFAVPLPGRDAPLGSPGGAYGTGGIGVDTPLVTSRTKE; this is translated from the coding sequence ATGGCCTACGTGATCAACGAGAGGTGCATCGGCGAACTCGACGGATCCTGCGTCGACGTCTGCCCGGTCGACTGCATCTACGAGGGCCTCACCAAGCGGTACATCAACCCTGGCGAGTGCATCGACTGCGGTGCCTGCCTGCCCGAATGCCCGGTGGACGCGATCGTCGCCCCCACCGAAGGGCCCGACCCGATCTGGATCGACGACAACGCCGCGTTCTTCGCCGTCCCGCTGCCCGGCAGGGACGCGCCGCTGGGCAGCCCCGGCGGCGCCTACGGCACCGGCGGCATCGGCGTCGACACGCCGCTCGTCACGAGCCGGACCAAGGAGTGA
- a CDS encoding TetR/AcrR family transcriptional regulator has translation MTEPLAKRRYGGMAGHERAAARREKFLQTGLELFGTLGYTASTIEILCEHAGLVKRYFYESFTDRADLFRCVYDAQIQRLQEVMLDAVLSAGPSIEEQIRVAVPTFVRSLAQDERVARIVFLEVFMTGAAMQARWQEARMGFADFLADTVTRALGTPRSTRIEMGTLMLVGAVSDLMTYRATGSLKVDIDEIAAISIEHFEVFYHRFLSELEEPVANEDRRLR, from the coding sequence ATGACGGAGCCGCTTGCGAAGCGTCGGTACGGGGGGATGGCCGGTCATGAGCGTGCGGCGGCGCGCCGGGAGAAGTTCCTGCAGACCGGGCTCGAACTGTTCGGGACCTTGGGGTACACGGCGTCCACGATCGAGATCTTGTGCGAGCACGCGGGCTTGGTGAAGCGGTACTTCTATGAGTCGTTCACCGACCGGGCGGATCTGTTCCGGTGCGTGTACGACGCGCAGATCCAGCGGTTGCAGGAGGTGATGCTGGACGCGGTGCTGTCGGCGGGGCCTTCGATCGAGGAGCAGATCAGGGTGGCCGTCCCGACGTTCGTGCGGAGCCTGGCGCAGGACGAGCGGGTTGCGCGGATCGTGTTCCTGGAGGTGTTCATGACGGGAGCGGCGATGCAGGCGCGCTGGCAGGAGGCGCGGATGGGGTTCGCCGATTTCCTCGCCGACACCGTTACCCGCGCGCTCGGGACGCCCCGGTCCACGCGCATCGAGATGGGCACGTTGATGCTGGTGGGCGCCGTGTCGGATCTGATGACCTACCGGGCGACGGGGAGCCTGAAGGTGGACATCGACGAGATCGCGGCGATTTCGATCGAGCATTTCGAGGTGTTCTACCACCGGTTCCTCAGCGAGCTGGAAGAACCGGTGGCGAACGAGGACCGCCGGCTCAGGTGA
- a CDS encoding class II aldolase/adducin family protein → MKETIEATVRASRALAVAGLTDMVWGHAALRDPDGRGVWMKASGLGFEEVDADTVLLVTADGDVLSGQGKRHIEYPIHTEIMRRRPDVGCVVHTHAPALSAFASLETELRPISHDGVLFSDPQIPRFTRTGALIATTELGEALADALGDARACLMPQHGAVTVGPDAATAVMYAVLLERACRTQLSALAAGGPAVWSDEAEAAFKREQIWNPEQLEAGYRYLVRKGTP, encoded by the coding sequence ATGAAGGAAACGATCGAGGCGACCGTACGGGCGAGCCGGGCGCTGGCCGTCGCCGGGCTCACCGACATGGTGTGGGGACATGCCGCGCTCCGCGACCCCGACGGCCGGGGCGTGTGGATGAAGGCCTCCGGCTTGGGGTTCGAGGAAGTCGACGCCGACACCGTCCTGCTCGTCACCGCCGACGGGGACGTGCTCAGCGGCCAGGGCAAGCGGCACATCGAGTACCCCATCCACACCGAGATCATGCGGCGGCGGCCCGACGTGGGGTGCGTGGTGCACACCCACGCCCCGGCGCTCAGCGCCTTCGCCTCGCTGGAGACCGAGCTGCGGCCGATCTCCCACGACGGCGTCCTGTTCAGCGATCCGCAGATCCCGCGGTTCACCCGCACCGGAGCGCTCATCGCCACCACCGAGCTGGGCGAGGCGCTCGCCGACGCGCTCGGCGACGCCCGCGCCTGCCTGATGCCGCAGCACGGCGCGGTCACCGTCGGCCCCGACGCCGCGACGGCCGTCATGTACGCCGTCCTGCTGGAACGCGCCTGCCGCACCCAGTTGTCGGCGCTCGCCGCAGGCGGGCCGGCGGTGTGGTCCGACGAAGCCGAGGCCGCGTTCAAACGCGAGCAGATCTGGAACCCGGAGCAACTGGAGGCGGGATACCGCTATCTCGTCCGGAAGGGAACGCCGTGA
- a CDS encoding NAD(P)/FAD-dependent oxidoreductase has translation MHDPTTTVETELLIVGAGPAGLFASFYAGLRGLSVTLIDSLPHLGGQVAALYPGKEIFDVAGFAAVTGADLIERLTAQARLAEPTVLLGEEAGGLDEGAHHLVVTTTGGRKIIAGAVLITAGIGRFTPRPLPALRGYTGGGIHHQVTDPADHDGQHVVIVGGGDSAVDWATMLTPYAASVTVVHRRARFRAHERAVGDLMNSAARVLTGCEITEIHGEATLKAVTVRDCSTGATERVDADAVIPALGHVASLGGLARWGLSLSGQQIEVGTDMSTGRDRIYAAGDIAAYPGKVRLIAVGFGEAATAVNNIAVRLRPGADLFPGHSTDRAPTPPPQKEAVPWPT, from the coding sequence ATGCACGATCCGACGACCACGGTCGAGACCGAACTGCTGATCGTCGGCGCCGGTCCGGCCGGGCTGTTCGCGTCCTTCTACGCGGGACTGCGGGGCCTTTCGGTCACGCTGATCGACAGCCTGCCGCATCTCGGCGGACAGGTCGCCGCGCTCTACCCGGGCAAGGAGATCTTCGACGTCGCCGGGTTCGCCGCGGTGACCGGAGCCGACCTCATCGAGAGACTGACGGCTCAAGCGCGGCTCGCCGAGCCCACCGTTCTGCTGGGCGAGGAGGCCGGCGGACTGGACGAAGGCGCGCACCACCTCGTCGTCACCACGACCGGCGGCCGGAAGATCATCGCGGGCGCCGTGCTCATCACCGCGGGAATCGGCCGGTTCACCCCCCGGCCGCTCCCGGCCCTGCGCGGCTATACCGGTGGCGGCATCCACCATCAGGTGACCGATCCCGCCGACCACGACGGTCAGCACGTGGTGATCGTGGGCGGCGGGGACAGCGCCGTCGACTGGGCGACCATGCTGACGCCGTACGCCGCGTCGGTGACGGTCGTGCACCGGCGCGCCAGGTTCCGGGCGCACGAGCGCGCGGTCGGCGACCTGATGAACTCCGCCGCCCGCGTCCTCACCGGCTGCGAGATCACCGAGATCCACGGCGAAGCCACGCTGAAGGCGGTGACCGTTCGGGACTGCTCGACCGGCGCGACCGAACGCGTCGACGCCGACGCGGTGATCCCCGCGCTCGGGCATGTCGCCTCGCTCGGCGGCCTGGCCCGGTGGGGGCTCTCGCTGAGCGGCCAGCAGATCGAGGTCGGCACCGACATGTCGACCGGGCGGGATCGGATCTACGCCGCCGGGGACATCGCCGCCTACCCCGGCAAGGTCCGGCTGATCGCCGTCGGCTTCGGCGAGGCGGCCACGGCCGTCAACAACATCGCCGTCCGCCTCCGTCCCGGCGCGGACCTGTTCCCCGGCCACTCCACCGACAGGGCGCCCACCCCGCCCCCGCAGAAAGAGGCTGTGCCATGGCCTACGTGA
- a CDS encoding cupin domain-containing protein, which produces MNPDEEQLYRDFEKHGLIPLWTEREGLMPMRPEPRAVPHIWHWDDLYPLAERAGDLIPVGRGGERRAISVSNPGLPGLPYATPTLWAAIQYLGPNEVAPDHRHSQNAFRFVLEGEGVWTVVDGDPIAMRRGDLLLTPGWRFHGHHNPHPAPMAWLDGLDIPFVQATDTGFFEFGADGVIDRSTPRISRSERLWAHPGLRPVSAQQDTPNSPLAAYRWEHTDAALTAQLELAAEGHGGVTEPGHAAVRFTNPTTGADALTTIRTEMHRIAAGHRTAPVRETGSSVWQVFEGTGTVRLDGDRTDLARGDLIAVPSWCEMSLRADTDLDLFRFGDAPIFERLNLARKEFS; this is translated from the coding sequence GTGAACCCGGACGAAGAACAGTTGTACCGCGACTTCGAGAAGCACGGCCTGATCCCGCTGTGGACCGAGCGGGAGGGCCTCATGCCGATGCGGCCCGAACCGCGCGCCGTCCCCCACATCTGGCACTGGGACGACCTGTACCCGCTGGCCGAACGAGCCGGCGACCTGATCCCGGTCGGGCGGGGCGGCGAACGGCGGGCGATCTCGGTGTCCAATCCCGGGCTGCCCGGCCTGCCGTACGCGACGCCGACCCTGTGGGCGGCGATCCAGTACCTGGGGCCGAACGAGGTCGCGCCCGACCACCGCCACAGCCAGAACGCCTTCCGGTTCGTCCTGGAAGGCGAAGGCGTGTGGACCGTCGTCGACGGCGACCCCATCGCGATGCGGCGCGGCGACCTGCTCCTCACGCCCGGCTGGCGCTTCCACGGCCACCACAACCCCCACCCGGCGCCGATGGCGTGGCTGGACGGCTTGGACATCCCGTTCGTCCAGGCCACCGACACCGGGTTCTTCGAGTTCGGGGCCGACGGCGTCATCGACCGGTCCACCCCGCGGATCTCGCGGTCGGAGCGGCTGTGGGCCCACCCCGGCCTGCGGCCGGTCTCGGCGCAGCAGGACACGCCCAACTCGCCGCTGGCGGCCTACCGGTGGGAGCACACGGACGCGGCCCTGACCGCGCAGCTCGAACTCGCCGCCGAAGGACACGGCGGTGTCACCGAGCCCGGCCACGCCGCCGTCCGGTTCACCAACCCCACCACCGGCGCCGACGCGCTGACCACCATCCGCACCGAGATGCACCGCATCGCCGCCGGGCACCGCACCGCCCCCGTCCGGGAGACCGGCTCCAGCGTCTGGCAGGTGTTCGAGGGCACCGGCACCGTCCGGCTGGACGGCGACCGCACCGACCTCGCGCGCGGCGACCTCATCGCCGTGCCGTCCTGGTGCGAGATGTCCCTGCGCGCGGACACCGACCTGGACCTGTTCCGGTTCGGTGACGCCCCCATCTTCGAACGACTCAACCTGGCCCGGAAGGAATTCTCGTGA
- a CDS encoding fumarylacetoacetate hydrolase family protein, producing MKLATIRTRGTTAAVRVDGDAAVETGDLDVGALLARPDWREHAATADGARHPLGDLDFAPVVPRPQKIFCVGLNYRSHITEMGRDIPQYPTVFAKFPAVLIGANDTLVLPAASQAVDWEGELAVVIGSRVRNVEAEDAAGFIAGYAVLNDVTARDWQHRTREWLQGKVFEATTPFGPYLVTSDETDGSDLRLVTEVDGETVQQAVTGDLVFDAAALVAYLSTIITLEPGDVIATGTPGGVGNARKPPRFLEDGSVLTTRIEGLGEARNHCVREKTDAA from the coding sequence GTGAAGCTCGCTACCATCCGCACTCGCGGCACCACCGCCGCCGTCCGCGTCGACGGCGACGCGGCCGTCGAGACCGGCGACCTCGACGTCGGCGCGCTGCTGGCCCGGCCGGACTGGCGCGAGCACGCCGCCACCGCCGACGGCGCCCGCCACCCGCTCGGCGACCTCGACTTCGCCCCGGTCGTCCCGCGCCCGCAGAAGATCTTCTGCGTCGGCCTGAACTACCGGTCGCACATCACCGAGATGGGCCGCGACATTCCCCAGTACCCGACGGTGTTCGCCAAGTTCCCCGCCGTCCTCATCGGCGCCAACGACACCCTGGTCCTGCCCGCCGCCTCGCAGGCCGTCGACTGGGAGGGGGAACTCGCGGTCGTCATCGGCTCGCGAGTCCGCAACGTCGAGGCCGAGGACGCCGCCGGTTTCATCGCCGGATACGCCGTCCTCAACGACGTCACCGCCCGGGACTGGCAGCACCGCACCCGCGAGTGGCTCCAGGGCAAGGTGTTCGAGGCCACGACCCCGTTCGGCCCCTACCTGGTCACCTCCGACGAGACCGACGGTTCGGACCTCCGGCTGGTCACCGAGGTCGACGGGGAGACCGTCCAGCAGGCCGTCACCGGCGACCTGGTCTTCGACGCCGCCGCGCTCGTCGCCTACCTGTCGACGATCATCACCCTGGAGCCCGGCGACGTCATCGCCACCGGGACGCCCGGAGGCGTCGGCAACGCCCGCAAACCCCCGCGCTTCCTCGAAGACGGCTCGGTCCTGACGACCCGGATCGAAGGGCTCGGCGAGGCCCGCAACCACTGCGTCCGGGAAAAGACCGATGCGGCCTGA
- a CDS encoding FAD-dependent monooxygenase, which yields MTNADGTIPILIIGGGIGGMAAALALARAGFPAHVVEQAPEFTEIGAGLQLAPNALRVLEGLGVMPALDEVAVKPRNLVFMHADTGEHLTTIDFGKPFRRRYGQSYTVMHRNDLLDVLLSACRDHDLVTLENNRQVEDVQDLGGGALVRFADGDTYRCGAVVGADGLWSRTRRLLADDRPIADTYVAYRGALPVAEITAPVEADDEIIWIGPHKHLVQYPIRRGELYNQVAVFRSRRYTPEDEFTDRWGVPAELDEHFASSCEPVKAAISLFNRDRRWVMYDREPLDNWTRGRVTLLGDAAHPMVQYLAQGACQAIEDAGCLARQFAAHGGDVDKAFAAYQAERIPRSALVQRVARGWGRVWHDNGDVIPVLRDRLFARRSPDDYTDLDWLYQPVSS from the coding sequence ATGACGAACGCGGACGGCACCATCCCCATCCTCATCATCGGCGGCGGCATCGGCGGCATGGCCGCCGCCCTCGCGCTGGCCCGCGCCGGGTTCCCCGCCCACGTCGTGGAACAGGCACCGGAGTTCACCGAGATCGGCGCCGGCCTCCAGCTCGCCCCCAACGCGCTGCGCGTCCTGGAGGGCCTCGGCGTCATGCCGGCCCTGGACGAGGTCGCGGTCAAGCCCCGCAACCTGGTCTTCATGCACGCCGACACCGGCGAGCACCTCACCACCATCGACTTCGGGAAGCCCTTCCGGCGCCGCTACGGCCAGTCCTACACCGTCATGCACCGCAACGACCTCCTCGACGTCCTGCTGTCGGCGTGCCGCGACCACGACCTGGTGACTCTGGAGAACAACCGGCAGGTCGAAGACGTGCAGGACCTGGGCGGCGGCGCGCTGGTGCGGTTCGCCGACGGCGACACCTACCGGTGCGGCGCCGTGGTCGGCGCCGACGGCCTGTGGTCCCGGACGCGCAGGCTGCTCGCCGACGACCGGCCGATCGCCGACACCTACGTCGCCTACCGCGGAGCGCTGCCCGTCGCGGAGATCACCGCGCCCGTCGAGGCCGACGACGAGATCATCTGGATCGGCCCGCACAAGCACCTGGTGCAGTACCCGATCAGGCGGGGCGAGCTGTACAACCAGGTCGCGGTCTTCCGAAGCCGGCGGTACACCCCCGAGGACGAGTTCACCGACCGCTGGGGCGTTCCGGCCGAACTGGACGAGCACTTCGCCTCCTCCTGCGAGCCGGTCAAGGCCGCCATCTCGCTGTTCAACCGCGACCGCCGCTGGGTGATGTACGACCGCGAGCCGCTGGACAACTGGACGCGCGGCCGGGTGACGCTCCTCGGCGACGCCGCCCACCCGATGGTGCAGTACCTCGCCCAGGGCGCCTGCCAGGCCATCGAGGACGCGGGCTGCCTGGCCCGCCAGTTCGCCGCGCACGGCGGTGACGTCGACAAGGCCTTCGCCGCCTACCAGGCCGAACGGATCCCGCGCAGCGCCCTGGTCCAGCGGGTGGCGCGCGGCTGGGGCCGGGTGTGGCACGACAACGGCGACGTCATCCCGGTCCTGCGGGACCGGCTGTTCGCCCGCCGCAGCCCTGACGACTACACCGACCTGGACTGGCTCTACCAGCCCGTATCGAGCTGA
- a CDS encoding 4-oxalomesaconate tautomerase, which produces MLMRGGTSKGAYFRAEDLPADPAERNALLLRIMGSPDPRQIDGLGGAHPLTSKVAVVSVSPDPRADVDYLFLQVGVDQPDVSDAQNCGNLLAGVGPFAVERGLVPAQADETPVRIRMLNTGQYATARIRTAGRRVEYGGDTAVPGVPGTAAPVVLAFAAPDGTGTPVLPTGNTVDEPLPGVRATLVDAGMPVVLLAGEDFGVRGDETPEELESDEKLTSRIAAVRSAVMPLLGLDPAVATTVPKLTLLAPPRHGGTVSTRSFIPVRAHAAIGALAAVSVGTGLLLDGAVGARHARLPPAGQALVLEHPTGELAVSVELDRSGPIPRLLRSGVVRTARKIFDGTVYPGPAH; this is translated from the coding sequence ATGCTTATGCGCGGCGGCACCTCCAAGGGGGCGTACTTCCGCGCCGAGGACCTGCCGGCCGACCCCGCCGAGCGCAACGCGCTGCTGCTGCGGATCATGGGCAGTCCGGACCCCCGGCAGATCGACGGCCTGGGCGGCGCCCACCCCCTCACCAGCAAGGTCGCCGTGGTCTCCGTCTCCCCCGACCCGCGGGCCGATGTCGACTACCTGTTCCTTCAGGTCGGCGTGGACCAGCCGGACGTCTCGGACGCCCAGAACTGCGGCAACCTGCTGGCCGGCGTCGGTCCCTTCGCCGTCGAGCGCGGACTGGTCCCCGCGCAGGCCGACGAGACTCCCGTCCGGATCCGGATGCTGAACACGGGCCAGTACGCCACCGCCCGGATCCGCACCGCCGGCAGGCGGGTCGAGTACGGCGGCGACACCGCCGTTCCCGGCGTCCCGGGGACCGCGGCGCCGGTGGTGCTGGCGTTCGCCGCCCCGGACGGCACGGGAACCCCGGTACTGCCGACCGGCAACACCGTCGACGAACCGCTTCCCGGTGTGCGGGCCACTCTGGTGGACGCCGGGATGCCGGTCGTCCTGCTGGCCGGCGAGGACTTCGGCGTCCGCGGCGACGAGACCCCCGAGGAGCTGGAGTCCGACGAGAAGCTGACCTCCCGGATCGCCGCCGTGCGCAGCGCCGTGATGCCGCTGCTCGGCCTGGACCCGGCCGTCGCCACCACCGTTCCCAAGCTGACCCTGCTGGCCCCTCCCCGCCACGGCGGCACGGTCTCCACCCGCAGCTTCATCCCCGTCCGCGCGCATGCCGCGATCGGAGCCCTCGCCGCGGTCAGCGTGGGCACCGGCCTGCTGCTGGACGGCGCCGTCGGCGCGCGGCACGCCCGACTTCCACCCGCCGGCCAAGCGTTGGTGCTGGAACACCCCACCGGCGAACTGGCCGTGTCGGTCGAGCTGGACCGGTCCGGCCCCATCCCGCGACTGCTCCGCTCCGGAGTCGTACGCACCGCCCGCAAGATCTTCGACGGCACGGTGTACCCCGGTCCCGCCCACTGA
- a CDS encoding maleylpyruvate isomerase family mycothiol-dependent enzyme, translating into MRPDQVPVGRLLDWLDAGTEVFAAHSGALASASPGRPTALPGWTIGHLLTHVARNADALTNLAAWAATGVETPMYPGGADQRLADIDSGAGRPAGDLLHDVADSTARLRDGLAALPREAWRRTVRTAQGRNVPAALIPWLRIREVWIHAVDLGTGVRFADLPADLAAVLLPDVVGTLATREGCPALLLSAPGTTVLSTRPGDPAATEVSGGVPALLGWLTGRTAGAGLTPSNTRLPTLPGWL; encoded by the coding sequence ATGCGGCCTGATCAGGTCCCCGTCGGCAGGCTCCTGGACTGGCTGGACGCGGGGACCGAGGTGTTCGCCGCCCACAGCGGCGCCCTCGCCTCCGCGAGCCCCGGCCGGCCCACGGCCCTGCCCGGCTGGACGATCGGCCACCTGCTGACGCATGTGGCGCGAAATGCCGACGCGCTCACCAACCTCGCCGCATGGGCCGCCACCGGCGTCGAGACACCGATGTATCCCGGAGGCGCCGACCAGCGGCTCGCCGACATCGACTCCGGCGCCGGGCGGCCGGCCGGCGACCTCCTCCACGACGTCGCCGACAGCACCGCCCGCCTGCGCGACGGCCTGGCCGCACTGCCCCGGGAGGCCTGGCGGCGGACCGTCCGCACCGCGCAGGGACGGAACGTGCCCGCCGCGCTCATCCCCTGGCTCCGGATCCGCGAGGTCTGGATCCACGCCGTCGACCTCGGTACCGGCGTGCGGTTCGCCGACCTCCCCGCAGACCTGGCCGCCGTCCTGCTCCCCGACGTCGTCGGGACCCTCGCGACACGGGAGGGATGTCCGGCGCTGCTGCTGTCGGCGCCCGGCACGACCGTCCTTTCGACCCGTCCGGGCGACCCCGCGGCGACCGAGGTCTCCGGCGGCGTCCCGGCGCTGCTCGGCTGGCTCACCGGCCGGACGGCCGGGGCCGGCCTGACGCCCTCGAACACCCGGCTGCCGACGCTGCCCGGCTGGCTGTGA